From Solanum stenotomum isolate F172 chromosome 2, ASM1918654v1, whole genome shotgun sequence:
aaattgcaTAATATGATCCATAAGTCTAATACTCTGATAGTTGACACAAATTTGAGTATCTACCTTGTTATATACTAGACTAGACTTGTATGTCTCATATAGTGAAATGACGTTTTTCCAAAGTATGTGTTTCAAATCGGTAAGTCACTAATATAAAGGAGACTTCTGGATATTAGACTGCAGTTTTAGCTGTACTTGTTCTCTTGTTTATTCATGATCCCCTTGGGTTTGGTATTTGCTTTGAGAGAATATGCACTGTTAGACAATGTAGATTCAATACAATGGCATGAACATGATGCCAAGGCAAACCCATGGAAATACCCCTTATGTGTACAATATCAATCTGCTTAAAAGGCCACTCTTTTTGTATCTTTgttttttcctccttttcttGGTTTGATTCTTTCACATGGGACACTGATAGATTGAATCTGTAGCCAGAGTAATTGAGGAAGAAATGTTTGGAGTTGACAATCTATGCTGGATCTCTGCAAAAGCAACTTTAGAAGCTTCCAGGCTTGCAGAATTTTTGATACTGCAGACAGGGTTGACTGCCTTGGGAAAGGCTTATTACAGATACCAGAGAGATCTCTTACCAAATGTCAGTATATACTAGATCTTGTAAATGTTAAATCTAATAAACATCTAATTTTTAATACAAGTTATTGTGTTTTGCAGCTCCCTGCTAAAATTGAAGCACTAAGAGATGAGTACATGCGATATGCCGTGGAGAAATGCTTATCTATTGTAAAGGAGAACCACGATGCTGTAGAGACAATTACAGGTAAAGTTAGTTAACCTTGATTGTCTAGTCACTTTAAGTATTGTCTTCCCTTTATTGGCGCCGAGTCCATGAGTAAGACTTGTAAAATTGTGCAACTGGTATTGGCCACTTATCGTTGATTGGCTTATGCTTGTGTGTCTGTTGATCAGATGTGTTACTTGAGAAGGGAGAGATCAAAGCCGATGAAATTTGGAGCATTTACAAAAGCTCACCTAAAAGTCCTCAGGTGATTCTTTACTTCTCTTTCCAGTGTTTATTATTGACATAATTGAGGAAAGACTAATACAATTTTATTCTCTTCTCTTCCCTCCCGAagataaggaaaaaaattaagatgAGCCTGCTTatttcattaataaaatattttggaggATTACGGTTTGGCAGTCTTTGGAGTAGATTTGGCATAACTGCTTTTGTATCGAAACTCTTGGGATTGGGAAACATGTTGCATGTTTAGAGATCTCAAACACCGGTTCCTCAGAAAATGCCATTCTGTTTTCTGTCTGAGGCATACAGGCAACCACTTCTTGCCTTTTTTCCCAATAAAGAGAGTAGGATTTTCGCTTCTTGCCTTTTCCCCTCTCTTGATTGACTAGTCTGATTTAACCTTCACGAACCACTTCACTAGAGCGGTTTTTGAGATAAAGCTGGTAATTCGGTTGATCAAAGAATAGAACTTTGGGGATGAATCCCCTTTCTTGACGGATTGCCTTTGCTCGTTCACAGCTTTGGTGTCTGCATCTAGAGGTTATCCTTCTCTCTATATGCTTCTTAGTGTTATAAGATGGCTCAACATTCAGGTAAGTCACTTTACCTGGGTGCGCACCTGGACTTGTGTCCAGGCTCTTGGGTTACACGTTGCATCGTTTAAGAGAACTAGCACACCTGTTCATTTGGAAAATGCTATGTGGCACAGCACAATCTGACCTACCTTATTATGATTAATCGTAGCTGTTTTTGTTTTGATTCACCATTCTGCTGCTGTTAGCATCCTATATATTTGTCAAGGTGACTAGATCAATTGCCACAACCCCTTCCCCTTTTTTTTGGGTAGCATATTTTCTCACCTTTTTCAGTAGATTTAAATTGCAATTGATGTTGGGTGAGGATTAGCACAGTGACAGGAACAAAGAGAGGAGACTCAAAGGGGGATGGGGCAATGTGGTGATTCAGGGAAAGTAGGGAGATtagaaagttgaaggtttgTGAAGTGGTGGTGAGGGGGTGTACTGCAGATGCTCTTAGTTAAGGCGGCTTTTTCTTGTTCCCCCCCTTCTAATACCCATTTCCTTTTCCCATTATATAACTTACTATTATCATGGCTCTCGATAGCTTTGGAAGCTGCACCTGAGTGCCAAATCCTATTGCTGCATATATGCAAAAATAGTTACTTGATGGAATATAAACTAAGATTATTCAGGGGGGTAAATCACCAATGAACAAACTACTATCATGGCCTGCAGTGGGTTACAGTTGATTCTTACATAGTACTCTTTTACTTGCCTGTTGTCGTGTAATGgcatttatagttttaaagttttttcatTTGTCAGCCTACTGTGAGTCCCATCGATGAATATGGATCCCTTATATATGCTGGACGGTGGGGAGTCCATGGAGTTTCACTTCCAGGGAGGGTGACGTTTGCACCTGGAAATGTTGGATTTGCAACTTTTGGTGCACCTCGACCTATGGAGGTAAGCATGATGGATGCTCTATTAATTGATCTTTATGATGAATACTcatgtattgatgtcatttcATGCTTTTATGCAGACCCAGATAGTTAGTGATGAAACATGGAAGCTAATAGATGGCATATGGGATAAAAGGGTCGAGGAAATGAAAGCTGCTGTATCACTAGAAACTGAAGAAGACGAGGAGAAGCCAAAACTTCTGATGGCCAGTCATTTCCTATAGATCCAAGTATCCGATACAGGTTTTGCCACTAGTCTCTGAACGACATATATGGTGCAGCTATGGCTTTATTTTGTCTGCTTCAATCCATGAGGATGTAACATCATTTCTGATTACCTGAGTTCGAAGGTCAGATCGGGTTGGCTGGTAAAGCTTGCATTATGCTTGCcccatttaaaataaaaataaatgagcaTTATTGAACCTGAAAGGGGGTGGGGTGTTAGGTGTAGAGCCTGACCTGTTCACTAAAAGCAAAGATCAAAATAAAGAAGGTGGGCTATTGCTTTATCAAAAGCTAAGAGCGGACATCCCAACTCCTTTACATTTCTTAAACTTGACTATAGGATATTAAATGCATGCCTACTGTTGACTTTTTTCTAAGAAAAAGCAAGGGGCATGCCGACTGTTTAACTTAAAATGGCCTAAAATATTATAGGAAGGACTCTACCCATGGACATCATGAAACTGTATACAGTTCACAGAAGGTAACATTTTACAAAACTAAGCTTTTTGCAACTCCCTTCTATTTTGCTTTGCTTCCCAAAAAATGTCAGTTTCTTTCGCTTCTAGATATCCCAGTATGCAGCTGAAATTGACACGATGAGTTCTTAGATTTATTATCTATATCCTCTTGTGGCCAAAATCCTCCAACTGGAAATTTTTTAAATGTGTCATACAAGAACCACTTTAAAAGATGAGCCCAAGAAAagcaacaaaattaaaaaaaaaataaaaagacaaacaaAAAACCATCTTTGACTAGTGACCCAGTGAACTTAGGAATCCACATAAAGATGGTAAACTAAACCTTTGGCCTCACCGAGTTGTAAGCATGTGACTATTCCTCAACCTTCACCTTAGCAGGAGGGAGTAACTTGCCATTAATGGCTTAGTTCCTGGAGATGCAATACAGAAACATACTCATCATTATTATAGCACAACCAAATTTGTTTTGGGAAATATGTTACATCTGTCTGTCCAAAAAGTGCTTATGATACTTTCCTTTTGAGACGTCCCACAAGTTGTTTCCCTTCCTTGAGTGAACATTTTAGTACATTTGAAATACCACAAAATGTTTTGCCGGACAGAATTTTCCTTCTTGTATCGTTCTGCTGCATGGAAAGTCAAAATATGACGGACATGTTTTTCAACAAATATCTAAATATTTCTGTTTCTCTTAATAATTATGCTTAGTCAAAGTGCGGCAAACAAATTGGATGGAGGGGGCAATTAATCAGTGTTCCTCGTTCTGATTGACATAATTGGTTGCAGGCAGGCTGCTGCACTCTTCCAATCATTGTTTGTTCTAGATATAAGGAGCCAAACACTCACATTACTCGGAGAAGTTTTGACATCAGTAACatattatctcaaaaaaaagaCATCAGTAGCATATTCAGGTATTTTGATATCAGAGCTAGACTCCGGCTATGCTAGAGGATTGGATGGCGATAAATTGTACCGATGATGCTAGCCTTAAACATTAGCCACTTATGAAGTGTTTCCCAGAGCTGAAAATTAACATCCCCAGTAGCACAAGGAACAGGAGCTCAAGAGGGGCGATAACCTATTCTAGATGATGGGTTACAACTTTACAAGGTGCCCTTTTAGTCCAGTCAGTCGATCAACTCACCTGGGTCCCAAACAGGTTTTGGAGGGTGCCTATTAGTgaaattttgtaaattattCTCCTACACCAGCTCGAACCCCCTTCCCTATCCATTAAAGTCCCATCCAGAATTTTGTAATATCTGGAGATTCAACTTCCTCTGTTTCAGAATATTGTTGCCGTtgtcataattaatttttggtaACTGATAGTTTTGCTATATTCTGAACTCAAATTCATTTGTATCTGTCATCAACTAGGGCGATTAAATTCGATACTTACTATTGCCTGCTGGGGTGAAAAACTGTTAGAACTGTATTTGTTTCACACAGCAGACATGCATAACATGGAATAGTTACCCTTTTTTTTGGGTAGAAATTAGTGACTTTCAGTTCTTCATCAAATTTGCTTCAGTTTTTTTCATCATCTCTTGGCATTCATCCACAGAAATTAAACGTATTCGGAGCAAATAAGTGActacaaaaaataagaataaattcTATGAATATTTCATCAAGTGAAAAATATAAGGGGCTTTGCTTGCACTCAACAATAGAGGTGACTTGGAAAAAATACTACCAATTCAATTGGATTCCCTTCAGCTGAAAACCTATAATGTTTAAACATTGCTTTTTTGGCAATTGATGAACCGTTGGTATTAGGAAAAATTCTAGTAAAGTTGTAATAAAAGAGTTGAAAAATTACTTTATGACAGTGGTTTTGATTATTAGTGCAACATTCTCCTGTATAAAATCCGCCACTTGCACCTTTAATGTTGCAATTTGTTACCTAAAGGGCAAGAATTCACGATAGAATCAGAGTTTCTAGGAGCTGGACAGGAGGTTAGCATGAAAAGATAGAAGATGAAGAATATAATTCAGTAGGAAAGTGTACCTGTATATTCGTTCGATCTGTAATGATGCAATGCCTTGTACATAAATGAGAAAGATATGACCTGCTAACACAGTTCTTCCAATAACCATTTTAATTAAGTTGAACTATGTGTATCACCTTTAAGAGTACttccaaaatataatataagatcaaattaaacaatGTGAAGTCCATTTTTTCCACAATTAGCTAAGGAATTTGTACTGgatttaagatttaaaatttatgagttttgaatttgaagtttatgaattGTGAAGTTGAATCAATGcaatgatttttcaaattttgcaaAGCTTTTGAATGAAGAAGTAATGGTATATACgaatattgatgatttgtttcaTCGGAGTTtcagatgaaaatgaaaaatgttggTGAATAGGTGATACAAGAAATGCCCAGCCAAATTGGATACAGTGTTTCCTTGTCTTGTTGCTATTTTTCGCACAATTTCTTCTTCCTTGCTCCGCCATGGCCGGCCGTTCCATTTCCCGCCAGAAAAATATGCAAGAATATCCCTTCAGAATATACTCTAATTATTCCCCTCAATCACTCTTTTTGGGTGCTGAGACGAACAATTTTCTAAACTCCAATCGTTTCAACAAATTTAAAAGGATTTCATTATCGAACAATCTTATTGGCacaaaatttgattattttacttTACCTGCAGCTTCAAGTCCTTTATAAATATGTGCTTGAGTTTCATCAATTGAGTGTACTTTTGAATTTGCCAAAGAAGTAAACCCTAATTGGTGCTTGAcattttttatatctttcgtTTTTTGAAGGGctatttttgtgtgtttgttTTGTTGGGAAATTTGAATTGCAAGAAATGGCATCATCTATGGGTAACAATAATAGTCATACAGATGTTGATAGTCTCATAACGGGTCGTATTGTTATAGCTTTAGATGCAACCAGGGATCACCCTGAGCAGGAAATCAAGCGCATTACTGATGAGATCAGATCACAGGGTAACATCCTTCATGCGGGCGATACCATTATTGTGCTTGGGGTTTTGCATAAATATCTTCATCCTAGTGAGTGTCTTGCCTCACTTTTTGATGCAATTATCTCATTTTTCTATTTGATGATTGTTGCTTTTAGTGCTCAAGTTGGATGGCGATACAACGTTTTAGTCATCTTTGACTAAATTTTGTGACAGCAACTCTTATAGTTGTGATTTCATTTCCTTATGTTGAAGAGGAAAATCTTACCAATTGTAGCTACCTTTGAATCCATGATTAGAGGGTTGTATTTGACAAGTTTTACTTGATTAGTAAGGTTATAGTTTTCTATTCCTGTGGTATTTGTATTTCATAACTCTACAGATGATGATGAGTCCTCCGAACAATATGATCCAACTTTAGGCTCAACTCAAACTTTTGAAATCATTATATTGGCCTAAACTTTTATATGTTCAATTAAAGTGAATGGACCCAAATCGAGGCGATGATTAAACATGTGGAAGAACAAATTTGTTTTCCGTTTTAAGCTTATATGGAGATGTATTATGCTTTCTGTGAGGTTGCACTTTGACCTATTAGATGCTATTTTCTCCATATAGAGTTTTTTCACAAATTAGATAAGAGTAAGATGTTGATGTAGCTTATTATGTTTAAGCTTGCTTTTAGTGTCCTGCACACTTTAGAAACTAATGAACAATAAATTTCTACTTTCTTCACTTATCAGTTAGTTCCATTACAAGTAAACAAGGATATATTTTTAGTCATTTTTTACTCTTTCTTGTTGCTTTTTAATGTGTTATAGCGGCTTTCAATTTTCACCATTCCCATTAACCAGATTAACTTTCCCTTTTGATAATTAATGGGTTAAAATAGAATGGTTTTAGTCATCaaggattatttttttatattgcgGCTAAGTTGTGATAAAAGGTCACTTTACTAAGGAGCCATATTTTGGTTCTTGACAGTTTATAACTTCAGTAGTGCTATATTTTGAGCGGTTCTGCTTTCCTGTGGTTGTTGAAGTGTGTACAAAGAATATGTAATTTCTATATTATGCCATTTTTATGGTAAATGTGGAACTGTGGTATTCCAGTATTACCTGACCGGTTAGATGTGCGATTGACCACTGTCTTTAGCTGACTACTTATCTTGTGTAGTATTATGCATGCCTACAGTATGGTTTCCTAACCCATTTTTGTGCACAGTGGGTTATCAAATGGAAGCAGAGCCACTGTCCATGTTTGGAACTCATAAACGTGAGATCGAAAAAGAAGTAACAAAGAAGATTGATGCATATGTGAACATGCTCATGCAAAGTGCCCAAGACTGTGAAGGTGAAGGGGTAATGTATACACTTGATCCTCATAATAGTTCTGTACTGGAAGAAACTATTAATTGATATATCTTAGAAATGTGGCTAGAAGTATCCACAGAAGTCATACGCATGAAATCCTGGAAATTTTTAAGACCCACTGGTGTAGCAAGTTTGCTTCTCTGGGGACTGGGGGCATGTGGGTTGGATCTGATGTGCTTCAATACAGTATATTTGAGTTAGTTCAAATCAGTATGGTAGCATATTcaacaaaaatgtaaaaaattatcGGATGCAGGACAGATTTGCTTTTGaaaaagtaattttcaaatgttCACTATAGGAATAAAATTACAATTCCCTTAAGTATTCAAACTTGGTTTAGAAACTGCTTTTTAAATATTGTCTTATTTAATCAGGATAGGGGGCTACGATAAATATATATTCTGGTTTCTTCTTGacaactttcttttttatattcttaaatTGTATATGGGATCATGAACATCTTTCTATTTCTGCTACCATCCCTTCCTTTATTTCAGTTACTTTAATATATATCACAAGAGACTTCAAGGTTCATAAATCCTACAGGCTGAATCAAGGCTGGACTGTTATTTGTATCATGTTGACTCCACTTTATATGTTGATGAAGCAATGATTAACATTCCTTTTGCACTTTCATTTAAGTCCCGTTTTCCTTATATAATTTAACTGGCACTAGGTGGACACTGTCTCCCCTATATACTTGGGCTTTATATAGATTGTATTTTTATCCATCCAGGCGGAATATCTAGGAATTCCAGGATTTTCCTTGAATGGCCTTCTTACCTAAGAAGCATTTGCATGACCTAAGCTATGAAAAACATCCACTTTGTACCAACTAGTCAAGAGAGAGAGTAGTAGACTATAGTCATCGTGGAGGCAAGTGAAGGGTCTATCACCCGGATGGAGTGGCATTTTAATTGAATGCCCAAGCTATTCTTTTGCTCGTCTTTCTAGCTATCTCATCTCAATATGTTGCTTTCTAAAGCAatcattttatttcttatatatttctATCTCCCttttaatttttctcttaaTACAAATTATTATAAACTGTGCTTAGGTCGACATTGAAGTCAAAATTACTGCTGGGACTCCAGTAAGGAAGGTGGTTGTACAAGAGGTTACAACTATCAATACAACATGTGTTGTGTTAGATAGGTATGTTCTCTGATGTGACCATGGTAATTCCTGTTGCTGTAGTTTGCATATTGTCTCTATCTTTGGGAGCTGAGTTATACTAAGACTTGAGGCAACAATGAATTAGTGACGAAATGCACTAGAAAACCATGGCTACATAAAAAGCTCCACTTTCTAAAGGCTTTTAAACAAGATGAAGAAATAAACATGGCAAAGAGCAAAGAGTTTCTGGTCTCAGTGTTGCTACCATCTTTTGTCACAACATTACAATGTGGTTGGTCCATAGAAAAGGAATCTATCCATGCATCGTGAGGCCATTTTATTATCcgaataagtaaataaatatatctttttctaTTCGCCAAAACTTAAAGTTGGAACCTTAATTATTATTAAGCAAACAGAAAATCTTTGCTCAGATAAGATTTTTAACTCTTCTTTTAAGAACTGATATTTTCATTGAAGGAACTATTTCAACTGCATTTTGTTCGATTGTTTGATGAGTAGCTTTGATTTTGGTCCTCCACTAGTTAAGAGATACTAATGGATCTTCAGGGAATTTGCATGGACCCTTGTTTAGAGTTCTTTATTCTTCTACATTGCTTTCATCACAAGATGCTCCCCCTTCGTTTACCCTGTCTGTCTACTTTTTTCTCATTACAAATGCATGGATAAGTCTCTACCTGTTAGCCATAGTTCtgatttgtaaataaaaaacaaactcACCATCCATTATGTAAAATGGGGATTTTAATCTATATATACTATTATGTTTAATGTTTGCATAGATGATTAATATTGTGTGATTGCAATATATTGTGTTTCCTATGGTGGTTTGAAAATCAGGCTTCTATTGGAAGATATTTTGCTTCTTTgttggaagaagagaaaagggaagttattaatttaaatacttTCTTATAGTTTGGTCTAATTGAAAGGGAAGGAACATGAGAGATACTTTTTAAGTCCATGAAACTAGTCCCTCAACTCACTGATGCGATCATAAACATTTTGATTTCATGAAGATAACAGCAAAATTAAGCTATTGTACTTTTAGAAACTACATCAAATCCATGATATGCATGCATGTACAATAAGGTCTTGCCGCAATTAATTAGAGCTTAGTTGAAACACTTCTTCTCAGCATAAAGAGTCTGTTTGTTCCATATTAGTGTTCAGGATGTCAATTTTTGCACTTCTGAACTGTCTgatacaaacagaaacacatAAATCTAAAGCTCTATAATTTTATCAAAGGTGGAACAATGTCTTGCAACATTTCTCTTATTTGACTCAAGAAAAACCATGTCTTTTGCACTTATTACTAGAAAGTTTGTACTTATCCTTGATAATTGAGTCTCTTGGATAGATCATCATTTCCTTCCAACTTTATATCCATGAAAAACCATGAGCATTTTGTAGTTGTTACAAGGAAGTTTCCATCTTATTAAGCcacttgaattaattttttatttaccaaTTTTATGTTTATCTGACTCTATATTTCTGATAGAACCCCATGTTTATTTGACTTGACATTTTTTTATTCTCTAATATTGACAAGATTAAACCCTTACAGGCACCTCAGGCGGGATTTGACGTATTACCTTAAACACATACCTTGCAAAGTTGCATTAATTGGTGATAATTTATTCGTCAAGGTTGTGAGACCTTATTCCATAGTTGATGCTGACAACATAGAGCATAAGTTATACTTTTCTATGTCCAAACAAGTACCCTTGGCACCCCCTCCAACTGTAGAGAACACGGAGCAGTCTGTTGTTTCAATCAACTATTCAGGTTCTGTGGAAAGCTCCGAAATACCAGAGAATGAACTGGTGGTATATAATCAACTGGAGCATAGCACTTCACATGAAGATCTTAGTTTCAATTCTATGCAAGAAAGATCAGGTGAGGTAGCATGATgataatcttaaaaataaatgcAGCTATTCCCTtcctagaccccacttgtgggattacactaggtatgttatttttgttgttttttgtgTGATACTTTAAGTTGCGGAAGTGTATTGTCATCCAACTTTGAGGGTTTGTTCTCCTTTTCTGATTGGAATCCTATTCTACATAGGAAGGAGAGATCAGAAGAGCAATTATTGACAATAGTTTCCATTtcagttttcatgattttaagaAACTTCTGTTTTCTGAATGTATGTTGTCCTTTTGTAGATTGGATTCCTTCTCACCATAGGTGAGGAAGAAGTCAGCAGAGGACTCCTTAGAAATACCTTTCCTTACAGTTTCCGTGATTCCAAAACAGACTTTGTCTGCTTTTGGTGTTCATAAAACTAGTTGAGTTATATAGATCTGTAATGATGTTACAATCTCTAGTTTTAAATTGTAAGGGATTTGATACAAAGTAGGGAATAGTTATCTGTCCTTCCTTCTTTAAATGTTTGATAATTTGAACAGATAGGTCTGCTAGAGGAGATATGAAGCATCCAATCCCTCCTGTTTTCCAGAAAGAACGAAGACCACTTACATCATGGAGATCCTCTAATACACCATTTCTTTGCATCACTTGTGGAGCAAAGACAGAACTATACATCAAGGATTCAATGAGATTCAGTTTCTCAGAAATACAGCTGGCAACAGATGATTTTTCAAAGGATAACTTGCTTGGAGAAGGTGGATATGGTCATGTATACAAAGGTCGGTTAAAAGACGGTCAGGTCATTGCTGCAAAGGTGCGGAAGGAAGCAAGCACACAAGGATTTTCTGAGTTTCATTCTGAAGTTTATGTTTTGAGCTTTGCACGTCACAAAAACATTGTGATGCTTTTGGGTTATTGCTGCAAGGAAAATGTTAACATCTTGGTCTATGAATACATCTGCAATAATTCTCTTGAGTGGCACTTATTCGGTACGTATAATTATGATACTCAAACATTGCTCCAACAACCTAAAGCTCAAGATAAAAAGTTAATTTGGATTAATATCTTGACAGAGAATACCGAGAATATTCTTGAGTGGCACCGCAGATATGCCATTGCCATTGGCACTGCAAAGGGCTTGCGCTTTCTTCATGAAGAATGCCGTGGAGGTCCAATTATTCATCGTGACCTGAGGCCGAGCAATATACTTCTCACTCATGACTATGTTCCCATGGTAAATCTACACATTTTGATTCAAACACATAGACTGTTCCAATGGTTGGACTAACTAGAATGAACATATACTTTTGAGTTACCACATTTGTTCCCCCTCTCGCCCACCCCTCTGCTTCTGGTCCTCCAAGCTGGACAGTGACCTGAATAAAAACAATTGGGAAGCTAATGTTATGGATGACtctgtttgtttttgtttctcatAGCTAGGTGACTTTGGCCTGGCTAAGTGGAAGACAAATGACGATGATATATACACAAGGATACTTGGCACATTGGGGTGTGAGCAAGTCCTATTATTCATTGGCTACGCAGAATGTTCTACTGTCAATAGATGAAACCTTTTATCAGCTATTCACCAAAAGCTTCTCTTGCTTCATGCAGATATCTCGCTCCTGAATATGCTGAGAACGGCATTGTGTCTGTCAGAACAGATGCCTACGCATTTGGCATTGTTCTTATACAACTAATGTCCGGACGCAAAGCCATAGATGCAATGAGAGAGGACAGCCATCATTCCCTTAGGCAATGGGTGTGTCTATGGGCTTTTTACTTGGCATCACAGCCAAATGTGATTCCTTTCAAAGATCTAGCTAGTTTAGTGAactttctcattttaaaaaattcagtGTAATTTTAGTGGAAGTTTCTCTTTTGCATTTTCAGGCAATTCCCCTCATTGAAAGGCTTGCATTGCATGAGATCATTGATCCTCGCATAGGCGACTCTTATGACACATTTGAAGTGTACCACATGGCTAGAACAGCTTTCTTGTGTGTGCAGAATGACCCTGAACTGCGGCCATCAATGGGAGAGGTAAATTTTGCAATTGATGAAGTTAATTTGTTATTAACTGCTAATTAATAGAAGAACACTGAATATATCATCAGCCTCCTGATCCATGtccaaaatctttttcttttcgttTTGAAGCTTCATGTATACCAGTCCATCTGTATTCTCTTCATAATTTTCTCTTATGCAACTCTAAAGAAGCGTAAACAAAGGATTCTTCAACTGAAATACAGTCAATGTTATAGCTGTGATGCAGTAGTATATAACACAATAGTGATATATTTTAACATCAGAAATCAGAAGTCAATCCACTTTGGATGGATGGGCTGGAATTTTCATCTTTATTACTTCCTAGCAATTTGCATTCCATTCTCTGCTTCTTGATAGTGTGCAGCCTAACATCCTATTGCTCATAAAGCGTCAAGATGTAGATAGTTTCAACCTATCATATCGATTTGGTGATAAACTGACCAAGAACTAATGTTCGGGCCATTTTCCATGGCCTGTAAAATCCTGcaacataaaacaacttaatttTGGTAACGAAAAGTAACCTGATGTAACCACACAAATCTTGCTTACTGAGTATGGATAGCATATCTTCCTTGTCATTATACTCAAAGTGATGAACTAACCGGTTGCAAACATAAATGCAGGTCTTGCGTCTTCTTCATGGGGAGTTAGACCATCTCCACCAGATCGCGGAGCAGTTTGTACCTCAATTTGCTCCACATTTTAGCAAATAGAAACCTGATCAGCCATGTTATGTTTAGTTTGTTGCTGCAACTGTCTTGGTATGTTTTACAT
This genomic window contains:
- the LOC125855114 gene encoding receptor-like cytosolic serine/threonine-protein kinase RBK1, whose product is MASSMGNNNSHTDVDSLITGRIVIALDATRDHPEQEIKRITDEIRSQGNILHAGDTIIVLGVLHKYLHPMGYQMEAEPLSMFGTHKREIEKEVTKKIDAYVNMLMQSAQDCEGEGVDIEVKITAGTPVRKVVVQEVTTINTTCVVLDRHLRRDLTYYLKHIPCKVALIGDNLFVKVVRPYSIVDADNIEHKLYFSMSKQVPLAPPPTVENTEQSVVSINYSGSVESSEIPENELVVYNQLEHSTSHEDLSFNSMQERSDRSARGDMKHPIPPVFQKERRPLTSWRSSNTPFLCITCGAKTELYIKDSMRFSFSEIQLATDDFSKDNLLGEGGYGHVYKGRLKDGQVIAAKVRKEASTQGFSEFHSEVYVLSFARHKNIVMLLGYCCKENVNILVYEYICNNSLEWHLFENTENILEWHRRYAIAIGTAKGLRFLHEECRGGPIIHRDLRPSNILLTHDYVPMLGDFGLAKWKTNDDDIYTRILGTLGYLAPEYAENGIVSVRTDAYAFGIVLIQLMSGRKAIDAMREDSHHSLRQWAIPLIERLALHEIIDPRIGDSYDTFEVYHMARTAFLCVQNDPELRPSMGEVLRLLHGELDHLHQIAEQFVPQFAPHFSK